From a region of the Citricoccus muralis genome:
- a CDS encoding 4-hydroxy-3-methylbut-2-enyl diphosphate reductase, producing the protein MPQVPRARRTREDVEAAAVVSGDKKVMLAAPRGYCAGVDRAVIAVEKALEHHGAPVYVRKEIVHNRHVVDTLEEQGVIFVEELDEVPKGALTVFSAHGVSPAVVNEAAERNLQTIDATCPLVTKVHREAVRFAKQNRSILLIGHEGHEEVEGTYGEAPEHTTIINNPEEARTVEVQDPDNLIWLSQTTLSVDETLEIVSILRERFPNLQDPPSDDICYATSNRQAAIKKISPSCDLVIVVGSANSSNSVRLKEVAVEYGAQRAERVDFANQVDESWFEGVATVGLSSGASVPEVLVQDVLTLLAEYGYGSVEEVVTAEEDIIFSLPKELRAEMKKVGDTDHFLGGRRTNTGN; encoded by the coding sequence ATGCCCCAGGTGCCCCGTGCCCGCCGCACCCGCGAGGATGTGGAGGCCGCCGCCGTCGTCAGCGGGGACAAGAAGGTCATGCTGGCCGCGCCGCGTGGCTACTGCGCGGGTGTGGACCGCGCCGTCATCGCCGTGGAGAAGGCCCTCGAGCACCACGGGGCGCCCGTCTACGTGCGCAAGGAGATCGTCCACAACCGGCACGTGGTGGACACCCTGGAGGAGCAGGGCGTGATCTTCGTGGAGGAGCTGGACGAGGTGCCCAAGGGTGCGCTGACCGTGTTCTCCGCCCACGGGGTGTCCCCGGCCGTCGTCAACGAGGCCGCCGAGCGCAACCTCCAGACGATCGACGCCACCTGCCCGCTGGTCACCAAGGTGCACCGCGAGGCGGTCCGGTTCGCCAAGCAGAACCGCAGCATCCTGCTGATCGGCCACGAGGGCCATGAGGAGGTCGAGGGCACCTACGGTGAGGCCCCCGAGCACACCACCATCATCAACAACCCGGAGGAAGCCCGGACCGTTGAGGTGCAGGACCCGGACAACCTCATCTGGCTGTCCCAGACGACCCTGAGCGTGGACGAGACCCTGGAGATCGTCTCCATCCTGCGCGAGCGGTTCCCGAACCTGCAGGACCCGCCCTCGGATGACATCTGCTACGCCACCTCCAACCGCCAGGCGGCCATCAAGAAGATCTCCCCGTCCTGTGATCTCGTGATCGTGGTCGGCTCCGCGAACTCCTCCAACTCTGTGCGCCTCAAGGAGGTCGCCGTGGAGTACGGGGCACAGCGGGCCGAACGCGTGGACTTCGCCAACCAGGTGGACGAGTCCTGGTTCGAGGGTGTGGCCACCGTCGGCCTGTCCTCCGGCGCCTCCGTTCCGGAGGTCCTGGTGCAGGACGTGCTCACGCTGCTCGCCGAATACGGCTATGGATCCGTGGAGGAGGTCGTCACGGCCGAGGAGGACATCATCTTCTCGCTGCCCAAGGAGCTCCGCGCTGAGATGAAGAAGGTCGGGGACACCGACCACTTCCTCGGCGGCCGCCGGACCAACACCGGCAACTGA